In Camelus dromedarius isolate mCamDro1 chromosome 16, mCamDro1.pat, whole genome shotgun sequence, the genomic stretch TGGAGCTGTTGTAGGAAACTTTCTAGCTGAACATATCAAAATTATTGTGTATTGAAGatgaatagccaaaacatagcAGCATGCACTATTAAAGTCATCTCTGGTATCCTTGCTTTTCTTACCATCCAAATATTCACCTAAGAAAAGTGTGCCTTAgtgtcctttttatttccttttatcattttagCAGTGTCACCCTTTATACCAGAAAGCTGGCGGGCActatggggaaaaaacaaaacaagaagaaagtggaggaggtgctagaagaggaggaagaagaatatGTGGTGGAGAAAGTTCTTGACCGTCGAGTGGTGAAGGGCAAAGTGGAGTACCTCCTAAAGTGGAAGGGATTCTCAGAGTGAGTTTCATTGCCCCAGGAAAAGCCATTCATTTGGTCACCAACTATTTCTCAGGAGACTGGTAACGTGTAAGAGCTCGGGTGCTCTGATGGGTACAGTGTTACTCAGGCCTGGCCTTCACGGCTTCTAGTCTAATTAGGAAAATGACCTACATATACAAAGTGCTATTTACACAAGACGGTGATTTCTGAGAAGCAGTTTTGTTTGTGGCTTTAGATTGATCCAAGTTTGCGAagagaaaataactttcttttgaAGGAGGCAAGATTCTAAGATTTCAGTTTGTACTAAAATGTCCCTACCATCTCCCAAGAAATTTCAGCTTTGTCAGGTTCTTGGTCTTGGACAGGATCTAGTTATTTGTTATCATTAGCTCCTCTATTCCAAGGACACCAGCTCTTGCCCTCCTGTGCTTACCGTTACTCTGAATGTGTAACTTTGAGCGGAAAGTGTGACTCGTGTGCCTCTGGTTTCAGTGAGGACAACACATGGGAGCCAGAAGAGAACCTGGATTGCCCTGACCTCATTGCGGAGTTTCTGCAGTCACAGAAAACAGCACACGAGACAGATAAATCAGAGGCAGGCAAGCGCAAAGCCGATTCTGATTCTGAAGATAAGGGGGAGGAGAGCAaaccaaagaagaagaaagaagaggtaaGGCTAGAAGTAAGAATTCTTACTACCCCAAAATTCATGCTGCTGTCAAAGAAGCTGAGAGCCAGATAGTTTAAGCACTTttgttctgctgctttttggaTCTCAGCAGCCATCTTAGTCCTTTTGGATTCTTGGATAGGCTAATGCTTAAAATGTGTTTGGGAGCTCACTCTCGTGAAGCCACataatctacttttattttatccGAGGTTTAAGAACAATAAGTGCAAGGGAATTCATTCCTGAGTAGATTGCTTTCAATGTTTTAATCATTACAGGTTTGAGGTTGCTGTTTTAATCAATTCAATACCTTAAAGTAAGTTATCTTTTGAAGGTGAAGAGACAGTGGTGAACATACATTTTGCTTGAGATGTATGTCCctttttacatatgaggaaacctCAAGTACTTCAGACCTTGATGGCATAATCACTCAGGATTCTAAAAGACCTGTGACTTAGAGCCAAAAGAATGGTGAAATATTGGCAAAAGGGTTTGATTACATTATCAGAGAAACAGGAGTGGCTCCAGTCTGGGGAACAGTCCCATATAGTTAAAATTATTCCATCTGTTTGGTTTTTACAGTCTGAAAAGCCACGAGGCTTTGCCCGGGGTTTGGAGCCGGAGCGGATTATTGGAGCTACAGACTCCAGTGGAGAACTCATGTTCCTGATGAAATGGTGAGTGGCTGCCAGTGGCTCTGTgtggttgtctttttcttctccccatcTGTTCCACGCCAGAGGAAAAAAGGGCTGGACGTTTGAAATTCCAGTTGCCCAGGTGTGGAATCTTTAAGATGGCATAGTCCTTCGATAGTGACCCTTGGCCTCTCTGCCAGCCTGGACTCATGAGTTATAGGTAGGGGCCCTTAGGATTCTCAGATCTTTGCCCATTATTTTAGGAGGTGGGAGAAAATCTAGAATGTAAATGGTATGGGgaagaatcacatttcccttctGTACATGAAGAAATGTGATTGAACTACCCTTCCCTTCTGTCACCTCCTTAATAAAGATCTGGCTGGCCCCAGGATCAAAAATTCTGTCAACTTCTCAGGGTTAGGAAAGAATTTCTGTAGCTCTTCCTTTGTCCTTGACTGTTACATCCTTTCCAGTTTGTGCACATTCTACAGTTGCAGGATCTGCCAGCAGGGGTCAGCAAGGCCCTTTTACTCTAATGAGCATAGAGAAGCCtacttttttccatttaagtGTAGATACCAATGGTAGTAATACTTCATGAAACCTCATAATCAAACCAGTTGTCTTGAGAATCTTAAGAACTCTAATTAACCCCAAATTCTCTGTCTATCCAAAAGGAGGGCTtccctttttcttgctttttggaaatgcctgtgttccccccacccctgctccaaaGTGGAGCTCAATCATtatccttaaaatataaattaggaGTGAATAATTCTAAGCCTTTGCTAAGGAAGGCAGCATTCTGAGGGCTTCATCCTTTGTCAGTCTAGGACCTTCTCTGAAACTCTGTACTAATTCTTCTCCTCTCTAGCGGGAGAGACCTAACTTAACACTTAAGTCTTATGTCACAACTGGCTAAACCTCTGTTTTCTTCCCATACATTCCTTAGGTGTTTACTGAATCTGACTTTCTTTTAGCTGATTTATTGCTAGCCTGTATgagaaaagttcatttttaagGAGCTGCATTTGGGGGAAAAGAATTAATACCAGGAGTTAATTCATTCCAATTAGAATACACTTTCTCTGTGTTTGTGACTAGTCTGAACAACAGTAGTATCTCCACATTGCATAAGATTACACTCCTTTGGTTGACTGACTAGTGTGTGTGAAGGTTATAGATGAATGTAATTCTGCAAGTTAAGATTGGATGTTGATTATAAAACcaagttcatttttaaagtgattttcttGGAGAGTGGAGATACTTGTTCATTTCCCAAAGTAACTAATATTTCTCTGTAGTGAAATGACTGAATGACCTCAGAAGGGTGTTGCTGAATTGTCAGCAAGGGGCAGCCTGCTTCAGGTTCCCATACTATTATACTCCTTTCCCTCCCATTCTGTTGAATCCATTGTTCGAAAACATACCTTACTGGCTTATTCTTCTCTGGTTCCATggggctgtgtggctttgggttACCTGTTGCTGGGGTTCCAAGTTTGGGGTAGTGCCTCGTCAGAGATCCCATCTTGCATGTCTGCTGCCTGCCCTATCCTACTGCTTCTGGCTAGGGTATTTCCAATGATCTGAAGATAGATCTTACTCCTAAATCCTTGTAGTATGTATGTGGTTTTCAATTTTTGAGaggattttaaaattcagaaaaataagagaattatGTGACAATCCCTTTATTTCTGCCTCCCGTGTTGAAGCACCATTTCAAAGCACCTGGGAGTGGTAGCATATCTGTGTGAGCATGGTGTTTGGTGA encodes the following:
- the CBX1 gene encoding chromobox protein homolog 1, with the protein product MGKKQNKKKVEEVLEEEEEEYVVEKVLDRRVVKGKVEYLLKWKGFSDEDNTWEPEENLDCPDLIAEFLQSQKTAHETDKSEAGKRKADSDSEDKGEESKPKKKKEESEKPRGFARGLEPERIIGATDSSGELMFLMKWKNSDEADLVPAKEANVKCPQVVISFYEERLTWHSYPSEDDDKKDDKN